The nucleotide sequence CGCTTCCAGGAACAATTCTGCCAGACGAACCGCGCCGAGGGGCGTACGCTCAGAAGGCTTGAGCACGAACGTGTTTCCGGCGACGACCGCCAGGGGAAACATCCAGAGAGGAATCATCACCGGGAAGTTGAACGGCGTGATGCCGGCCACCACGCCCACGGGGTACCGGTAGTAGTCCTGGTCGACCCCCCTGGAGACCTCGCGCAGGGTGCGGCCCTGCAGGAGGGTCGGGGCTCCGCAGGCGAAGTCGACGACCTCGATCCCCCGGCGCACCTCGCCCCTCGCCTCATCGAGGGTCTTGCCGTGGTGGCGGGTCACGATCCGGGCCAGGTCCTCGAAGTGCTCCTCGAGAAGCTGCTTGAAGCGAAACATGAGGCGCACCCGCTCCATGACCGGGGTACGGCTCCAATGGCCGAAGGCCTCGTCGGCCGCCCGGCAGGCGGCACCGACCTCTTCCGGGCCCGACAGCGGGACCTCGTCGATCACCTCCCCCGTGGCCGGGTTAAAGACGGGAAGGACCGGGCGGCGAGGACGGGACCACGTCCCGCCGATGAGTTGGGCTACCACGGCGACGACGCCTCCGTTTCGGCGCAGCGTCGCGCCGGGGGAGGGGCGTCTGGAGAAGGCTTGTTATCGCTTTCAAAACTGCTTCCCGAACCCGACCCCCTGAACCCCCGGTGCTAACGCTATTACGTATGAGCACTAACTACATCACGTGGACGCGTTTTCCTTCTCCCCTCTTGCGCCCTGAAAAAGAAGCCAAGGCGCCGGGGCGACGCCCGAGCCCTCAGGGTACTGAGCAGCGCGTCGGAGGCGATGAGCTGTCTGGCGATCGTCATCGCCAACCTGTTGGATTGGATCTGGACATCATCGCCGTCGGCAGCACCACGCCCACCGTTTTGCCCTGGTTCCAGCGGGCACTGGAGCAGGTCCTGCGCGGCCAACCTGCAGGCTTGGCGACACCGGCGAAAGGGCGGGTATCCAGCACCACGGCTCGAGCTGAGACGTCGCCGGTCGGGTCACGGCGGAGATGAAGACGGACGTCTTCCCTGCCGCGTGGGACATCGTCACGTTCAACGGAAGGCAGTGGGGGCTGCCCCGGCTGCTCGACCAGAAGTACTTCTTCTACTAATCAGGGAATCTTGAAGCGGGCAGGCATCGAGCATCCTCCGGCCACGTGAGAGGAACTGATCCAACAGGCCCTGGTTATCAAGCAGAAAGGCCTCGCCGAATACTCGCGCTCCCGGGGATTGCGGCCACCGACGTCCAAGCGGCCCGCGCTCGAGCGAACGGACATGATTCAAGTCCAGAGGCCCCGAGCGCCTCGAACAGGGGGCGGCGAAGCTCCGAGCCGAGGCCGTTACTGTCCTCTGCGCCCGTAACTCCGTGCGAGGATGAACGAACTCACCCGCCCCGTCAGTTCAAGGTCTCAGCGAGACCACCAGCATGGCGAAGAAAGCCAGGAAGATGAGGATGGCCGTGAGCGCCCAGGCGACGTCCCGCCACGGGCTACGGGGGCGCAGACGGCTGTCACGGCGAGACCTCGTATGCTCCGCAGCGGTTCGGGTGCCATGGCCCAGACACCCCCATCAGGACATTCGGCGCCCGGTGTAGCAGGCCCTCTAGCTTACGCGGGATTGTCGTGAGCTTCGTCCCGCGACATATACCGGAGGTTCGCTCGCAGGGTTTGGAGCGCCCCAAAGGGAATGCTGCGGCCGACCCCAGAAACCATCGTTCGGCTCGGGAGAGGGGACAGCCATGACAACAAGGGGTCCCAAGCAAATCCTGGGAGCGATCATCGACATCGGTATGATCCCCATCATCCGCGTGGGCCACCCGGAGACCGCGCTCCGGGTGGGGCAGGCCCTGCTCGAGGGAGGACTCCGGACCCTCGAGGTGACCTTCACGGTGCCGGGCGCCGATCGGGTGATCGAGAGCCTGCGCCGCGAGCATCCCGATCTGCTGGTGGGAGCGGGCACCGTGCTCGACGAGGCGACCGCCCGAGCGGCCGTCGCCGCGGGCGCCCACTACCTGGTGAGCGCCGGCACGTTCGAGCCGGTCATCCGGACGGGTCACCGGTACGGGTTGCCGGTCTTCCCCGGCGTCATGACGCCGACCGAAGCGGTGCAGGCGCTCGAGCTGGGGGCCGATGTGCTCAAGCTCTTCCCCGCCTCGGTGCTCGGGCCGGAGTACCTCAAGGCCCTCCGGGCGCCGCTACCGCAGGCGCTTTGGTGCCCCACGGGCGGCGTGTCGCTGGACAATCTGCAGGCATGGTTCGAGGCCGGAGCCACCGTCGTCGGCGTGGGCGGTCCCCTGCTTCGCGACGTCGAGCGGTCCGGCGACTATGCAGGCCTCAGGGAAAGGGCCAGGACGTTCGTCCACAAGATCGAGGAGATCCGGGCAGCCGTCCGGTAGCCCTGGCACCGGTTTCCAAACGGAGAGCCTTCAGCTCCCGCTCCGCAGGGCCTCCGGGTTGACCAGGCCCTCCGGCACGCGGCCTTCCACGAGCAGGGCCAGCAGGTTGCGGGCAGCCATCCGGCTCATCTCTCCCACCGCCTCGACCGTGTGGGCGCCGATGTGCGGCGTCACGACCACGTTGGGAAGCCCCAGCAAAGGGCTCGAAGCAGGCGGCTCCTTCTCGAAGACGTCGAGGGCTGCCCCCGCTATCCACCCTTCCTGCAGGGCGCGGGCAAGCGCGGCCTCGTCCACGAGGCCGCCGCGAGCCGTGTTGACCAGGTAGGCGGTGCGTTTCATGCGGCGCAGCCTCTCCTCGTTGACGAGGTGGCGGGTCTGGGCCGTCTCGGGGACGTGCAGGCTGATGAAGTCACACGTCTCGAAGATCTCGTCCAGGCTGCCCGCCCGCATCACGCCCCACTGCCGGCAAAAGGGCTCGTCCCATACGACGTCGTAGGCGAGGACCTCCATGGCGAAGCCGCCCGCCGCGCGCCGGGCCACCCCTTTGCCGATGCGGCCCAGCCCGACCAGGCCCAGGCGCTTGCGCCAGAGCTCACGCCCGGTGTAACGGTGCCACCGCCCGTCGCGTAACGTCCGGTCAGCCTCGGGAATCTGCCGGGCCACCGCGATGAGCAGCCCCATGGCCAGGTCCGCTACCGCTTCGCTGTTGGCACCGGGCGTGATGGTCACGGCCACCCCCAGCCGGGTCGCCGTCTCCACGTCCACCCGGTCATAGCCCACCCCGGTCCGGGAGACGATCCGCAGCCTCGGGACCCCTCGGGATAGCGTGCGCGGCCCTATCCAGTCGACACCCGCGATGATGCCGTCGACCTCCCCCACCAGGCCGGCCAGCTCTTCGTCGCTGAGCGGGCGTCCTGCGGGGTTACGGATGACCTCGCACCCCGCGTCCTCCAGCATCCGCACCGGAGTAGCATCCTCTCGGCCGAACGACAGCGACGTGACGAGGATCCGGTAGGTCATGCCGCACCCTCCTCCTCTGCCGCCATCCGGGGCACCAGCCGGTCGACCATCGCCCGGGTTGCGAACCGGGTGCCTTCCAGGGTGGCGGAGGCGCTGGCAGCGGCCACCGCCCAGACGGACGCCTCTTTCCACGACCTCCCTCGCGACCGTTCTGCCAGCAGCGCAGCCAGGAGCGCGTCCCCGCACCCCGCGGCGCTCTTCACCTCGACCCGTGGCGCCCGGACCCGCCAGGAGCCTTCCGGCGTGGCAAAAACGGCTCCGTGCTCGCCCAACGTGACGATCCCGATCTCGGCGCCCAGCTGCCGCAACCGGAGGGCGGCAGCCATCTCGGCCTCAGGCGTGCGAATCGGCTCGCCGAAGAGCTGTTCGGCTTCGAAGCGGTTGGGCTTCAGCATCCACGGGCGCTCTGCCACTCCCAGGCGGAAAGCCTCGCCGTCGGCGTCGAGCACCACCCGCACGCCTCGCTGGCTGAGCTCCTTGACGAGCCGGGCGTAATAGCTCACCGGTACTCCGGGCGGCATGCTGCCGGACAGCACGGCGATGTCCCCCGCATGGCCCTCCTCCACCAACGCGACCCGCAGCTGCTCCAGCAGGCCCGCCGGCACGCGGGGCCCCGGCTCGTTGAGTTCGGTGAAGCGCTCGAAGCGCGTCTCCCAGATCTTCGTATTGGTACGGGTCGGTTCCTCGCACCAAAACGCCCGGCAGGCGATCCCCCGTTCCTCCAGCGCGCGGGCGATGGCCCGTCCAGGCTGCCCGCCCAGGACGCAAAAGGCTTCGACGTCGTCCCACCCGTACAGCTTCAGGGCCGTTGCCACGTTGATGCCCTTGCCGCTCCCGTCATAGCGAATCGGCGGGATCCGGTTGAGGGCGCCCAGGTGCACCTCCTCCACGATGATGGTGGCGTCCAGGGCCGGGTTGAGTGTGAGCGTGATGACCACTGACGTCGCGTCCTTCCCAAGGGGAACGGCTCGTCTGTTCGCCGACTTGCTCACCGTCTCCCCGCCCACACGAGTAGACGAAGACGAACTCCAGGTTCTCGTCGCAGTCCGGTGCGCGGATGGGCGCCCGTGGCAATCCTGGCCTCGTACCTTCCGGAGAGCTCGGCATTCCTTCGTGACAGTACCCTGCGGTCCTCCCGCCGGCTCATCCGTCCTGGACGGCCCACAGGCGCCCGGTCGCCCGGGTCCCCGGGGCTCGTGCGGGTCACCCGGCGGTTTCCCGACCAGCTGCTCGATGCACAGCGGGGAGCCATCGACCTGAACGCGCCGGCGCAGCGCCCATGGCCGGGCAAGACGGGCATCGAGGCGATCAAACGCGGTAGAGGAGCTCCTTCTGCCGGCATCGAAGCCCCTCGCGCCTGAGCGAGGCTCGTCGCGGAGGGGACGAGGGCATCAACGGTGAGGAGGCCAAGGAAAGCCATGTGGAAGTACGGAGTGCACCCGTTCCTGTGGACCGTGCGGTTGGATCAGGAGGTCGAGAAGGTGGCCGCCAGGGCCAAGCAGCTCGGCTTCGACAGCATCGATTTCCCGCTCAACTTCCCCGAATGGATCGACATCCCCCGCGCCCGCCGGGCCTTCCAGCAAGAAGGCCTGGAATGCACGGTGGTGGCGGGCCTGAGCCGCCAGGAAAACCTGGTCGACCCCGATCCGGCCGTGCGGCGCCGGGGCGTGGAGCGGCTCAAGGAGATGATCGACATCGCCCACCAGCTCGGGGCGCCGGTGCTGAGCGGAGTGCTGTACTGTGCCTGGGGGTACATCCCGGGGCGCGGGCGGACGGCCGACGAGTGGCGGTGGTCGGTCGAAGGCCTGCAACAGGCGGCCGACCACGCCCAGCAGGCGGGGGTCACCCTGGGGCTGGAGCCCGTCAACCGATTCGAGACCTACTTCCTCAACACCACCGAGGACGGCCTGAAGCTCCTGGCCGACGTCGGCAAACCCAACGTGAAGCTCTTACTGGACACCTTCCACATCAACATCGAAGAGCGTAGCTACGTCGAACCCTTCCGCATGGCCGCCGGGAAGCTGGCGCACGTACACGCTTGCGAGAACGACCGGGGCACCCCGGGCAGCGGGCACGTCGATTGGGCGGGGGTCATGCGGGTACTCAAAGCCACCGGCTACCAGGGGCACATCGTCATCGAGTCGTTCGTCCCCGAGACGCCGGCCATCGCCCGGGAGACGGCCATCTGGCGCAAGATCGCGCCGAGCGGCGACTTCATCGCGGGGGAGGGCTTGCGCTACCTGAAAGCCCTCGAACAGGTGGTCCTGGCCGAGCCCGCCTGACTTGAGAGAGCGGTGTCGTTCAACGGGCAAGTCATGGGATGCCTGCCCGTCACATCCGACGGGCAGGCGCTTTGCCGCACCATCATCGAGGCCGAGCGTCGTTCGGCCAGCTCCCGACCCTGAACACGTGAGCTCGGGCCGTCGACGGGAGGACACCGAGGACCGGCATGATGCGAGACGTCCTGCTCTTCGGGCTCAACGCATGCCTCGACCGGCGGCTGGTCGTGGAAGCCCTGACCCCCGGTGAGGTGCACCGGGCCTCGGAGGTCCGGCTCTCTCCCGGTGGGAAGGGGCCCAACACAGCCATGGCTGCCCGGCAGCTGGGCCTGACCGCGACCGTCTTCACCGCGCTCGCAGGCCACACGGGCCGGCTCATCGCCGAGCAACTCCGGGCGTACGGCGTGCCTTTCGAGGCTCTGTGGGCGGAGGGCGAGAGCCGGGTGACCACCATCGTGCTGGAGGTGGGGCCGGCTCCATCAGAAGGGGACGCCCGTCGACCCGCCCCCAGGGACACCGTTCTTAACGAGGAGGGCGAGCTAGGCATCGACGGGAGCCAGCTCGGGGCTTTCGTCGAGCTGGCCCGTGAGGCGCTCCATGACCATCGGGCCTTGTTGCTGGCCGGGAGCCTGCCAAGAGGCGTGGACGTGCAGGTGTACGAGCGCCTGATCCGGTATGCCAGGGAGCAGGGCCGCCCCGTCTTCGTGGACGTCCCCGGTGCCGTGCTCCGCGCGCTGCTGCCGCACCGGCCCGCGTTGGCCAAACCCAACCGCCGGGAGTTCCAGGAGGCGGCGGGGCTCTGTGTAGCCGGTATGCCGGCCCTGGTCGACGCGGCCCGGCGCCTCCTGGCGAGCGGCTTCGGGCCCGATCATCTGGTCATCTCCCTTGGCTCCGAAGGTGCCGTCCTGGTCAACGGCACCGGAGCGTGGCTCGCCCCCAATCCCCCCGTCGAGCCCGTCGACTCCGCGTCGGCCGGCGACGCGATGATGGCAGCCCTCGTCGACGGCCACCTGCGGGGGGAGCCGCCGCCCGCCATCCTGGCCTGGGGTGTTGCCTGCGGCGCTGCGAAGGTGGAGCGTCCGGGCGGCGGATTCGCCCTCAATCCGGCCAGAGCCCGGGAGCTCCTTGCCGCCCACGTCAGCGTTCGCCCGGTGCCTGAGCCACCACCGGCCGCAGCCCTGGCGCCTTCGACAGCTCGCTGAACGGCAGCACCCTGCACACGAGGCCGTGTCGAGCCTGCCCGGAGCCGGGAGAGTCGCACATGATCGCACAACCTCGCCCGGCCACCGCCACGTCGGCCCTCTTCCTGAAAATGCATAGCCAATGGAGCCGGCACGAGCAGGAGCAAGACCGAACCAACTCGAACATGTCCCCATGCTTCCGGCCGAACGGTATCGCCGGATCCTGCAACAACTCCAGGAAGCGGGTCGGGTCTCGGCGACCCAGCTGGCCCGCTCCATGGGCGTCTCGCTCATGACGGCGCGGCGGGACCTCAACGCTCTCGCCGAGCGGGGCCTGGTCGTCCGCGTGCACGGCGGTGCGCTGTTGCCCGACAGGAGCCTCTTCGACGAGCCCATCCGGACCAAGCGCTCGCTGCACCCGGAGGCCAAGCGCCGCATCGCCGAGGCAGCAGCCGGCCTGGTGCGCCCCGGGCAGACGGTCATCCTGGATGCCGGCACCACCACGCAGGCGGTGGCCCGCGCTCTCCTTCACCGGCGGCCGTCGGGGTTGACGGTGGTCACCAGCGACCTCGACATTGCCCGGGCCATGGGGGAGGAGCCCCGCTTCCGGGTGTTCTGCGTCGGGGGCCTCGTGCAGCCGAGGGTGCTCGCCCTCATGGGGGACCACGCCCTGGCGTTCCTGGAGGGAATCCATGCCCACCACGCCTTCATCGGCACCGACGCCTTCGATGTCCACGCCGGGGTGACGACGCGCACGATGGAAAAGGTCCGGCTCAAGCGGGCGATGGTGAAAGCCGCGAAGGAGGCCACCCTGGTGGCCGACTCCAGCAAGTTGGGGCGGGTCCTGCTGGCCACGGTCAGCCCCCTTTCCGCCTTCCGGCGGATCATCACCAACCGCCCGGCCGGGGAGAAGGCGCAAGAGCCGGGGGATCCGGAGCCCATCGAGGCGCTCCGGCAGGCAGCCGCGGAGCAGGGATTCGAGCTGGTGCTCGTTTAGCCGCTCAGGGGCTCTTGCATGGGCACGGCCCGTACGCAGGGCACAGAAAGGTGGGGCCATGACGTATGCCCGCACATGAAGGGGTCACACGCCCGCTCATCGGGATCACGCTGGGCGATCCGGCCGGGATCGGGCCCGAGATCGTGCTCAAGGCGCTGGGCCATCCCGAGGTGTTCACATGGTGCCGGCCGGTGGTCTACGGCCAGCGCCAGGCCCTGGAAAGGGCCGCTGCCTGGCTACCCCGGTCTCCCCGGATCCGCGCGGGGGCCGGCGCTCGGGAGGTCCTCGAGAGAGCAGATGCGGTGGGAGCAGACGCCGACGGGTTGGGGGTGGTCGCGCTCGTGGAGGTTGCCGGTGCATTCCCGCCCGACGTGCCGGTGGGACAGGTCAGCGCAGCCGGGGGCAAGGCAGCGTTCGCCTACGTCGAGGCTGCCGTCCGGGACGCCATGGAGGGGACGCTCGACGGCATCGTCACGGCTCCCATCCACAAAGAGGCGCTGCACGAGGCGGGAATCCCGTTCATCGGGCATACCGAGATGCTGGCCGGGCTCACGGGAAGTGCGGAGTCGTACACGATGTTCATGACCGGGCCCCTGCGCATCTTCTTCGTGACCCGGCACGTGTCGCTGCGC is from Limnochorda sp. L945t and encodes:
- a CDS encoding bifunctional 4-hydroxy-2-oxoglutarate aldolase/2-dehydro-3-deoxy-phosphogluconate aldolase, which gives rise to MTTRGPKQILGAIIDIGMIPIIRVGHPETALRVGQALLEGGLRTLEVTFTVPGADRVIESLRREHPDLLVGAGTVLDEATARAAVAAGAHYLVSAGTFEPVIRTGHRYGLPVFPGVMTPTEAVQALELGADVLKLFPASVLGPEYLKALRAPLPQALWCPTGGVSLDNLQAWFEAGATVVGVGGPLLRDVERSGDYAGLRERARTFVHKIEEIRAAVR
- the pdxA gene encoding 4-hydroxythreonine-4-phosphate dehydrogenase PdxA, with translation MPAHEGVTRPLIGITLGDPAGIGPEIVLKALGHPEVFTWCRPVVYGQRQALERAAAWLPRSPRIRAGAGAREVLERADAVGADADGLGVVALVEVAGAFPPDVPVGQVSAAGGKAAFAYVEAAVRDAMEGTLDGIVTAPIHKEALHEAGIPFIGHTEMLAGLTGSAESYTMFMTGPLRIFFVTRHVSLRQACDLVTTERVLETARAADRFLRRLGIERPRLAVAALNPHASDGGLMGHEEQQAIIPAVETARREGLHVEGPVPADSVFHRAIQGHFDAVVSLYHDQGHIAAKTYDFDRTVSLTLGLPFLRTSVDHGTALDIAGTGKAREISMLEAIRVAAQYARPWRAGQAQGQAGRAARSSGGVYRHDR
- a CDS encoding DeoR/GlpR family DNA-binding transcription regulator, with the translated sequence MLPAERYRRILQQLQEAGRVSATQLARSMGVSLMTARRDLNALAERGLVVRVHGGALLPDRSLFDEPIRTKRSLHPEAKRRIAEAAAGLVRPGQTVILDAGTTTQAVARALLHRRPSGLTVVTSDLDIARAMGEEPRFRVFCVGGLVQPRVLALMGDHALAFLEGIHAHHAFIGTDAFDVHAGVTTRTMEKVRLKRAMVKAAKEATLVADSSKLGRVLLATVSPLSAFRRIITNRPAGEKAQEPGDPEPIEALRQAAAEQGFELVLV
- a CDS encoding phosphoglycerate dehydrogenase, with amino-acid sequence MTYRILVTSLSFGREDATPVRMLEDAGCEVIRNPAGRPLSDEELAGLVGEVDGIIAGVDWIGPRTLSRGVPRLRIVSRTGVGYDRVDVETATRLGVAVTITPGANSEAVADLAMGLLIAVARQIPEADRTLRDGRWHRYTGRELWRKRLGLVGLGRIGKGVARRAAGGFAMEVLAYDVVWDEPFCRQWGVMRAGSLDEIFETCDFISLHVPETAQTRHLVNEERLRRMKRTAYLVNTARGGLVDEAALARALQEGWIAGAALDVFEKEPPASSPLLGLPNVVVTPHIGAHTVEAVGEMSRMAARNLLALLVEGRVPEGLVNPEALRSGS
- a CDS encoding 1-phosphofructokinase family hexose kinase encodes the protein MMRDVLLFGLNACLDRRLVVEALTPGEVHRASEVRLSPGGKGPNTAMAARQLGLTATVFTALAGHTGRLIAEQLRAYGVPFEALWAEGESRVTTIVLEVGPAPSEGDARRPAPRDTVLNEEGELGIDGSQLGAFVELAREALHDHRALLLAGSLPRGVDVQVYERLIRYAREQGRPVFVDVPGAVLRALLPHRPALAKPNRREFQEAAGLCVAGMPALVDAARRLLASGFGPDHLVISLGSEGAVLVNGTGAWLAPNPPVEPVDSASAGDAMMAALVDGHLRGEPPPAILAWGVACGAAKVERPGGGFALNPARARELLAAHVSVRPVPEPPPAAALAPSTAR
- a CDS encoding sugar phosphate isomerase/epimerase family protein; this translates as MWKYGVHPFLWTVRLDQEVEKVAARAKQLGFDSIDFPLNFPEWIDIPRARRAFQQEGLECTVVAGLSRQENLVDPDPAVRRRGVERLKEMIDIAHQLGAPVLSGVLYCAWGYIPGRGRTADEWRWSVEGLQQAADHAQQAGVTLGLEPVNRFETYFLNTTEDGLKLLADVGKPNVKLLLDTFHINIEERSYVEPFRMAAGKLAHVHACENDRGTPGSGHVDWAGVMRVLKATGYQGHIVIESFVPETPAIARETAIWRKIAPSGDFIAGEGLRYLKALEQVVLAEPA
- a CDS encoding 1-phosphofructokinase family hexose kinase, which produces MVITLTLNPALDATIIVEEVHLGALNRIPPIRYDGSGKGINVATALKLYGWDDVEAFCVLGGQPGRAIARALEERGIACRAFWCEEPTRTNTKIWETRFERFTELNEPGPRVPAGLLEQLRVALVEEGHAGDIAVLSGSMPPGVPVSYYARLVKELSQRGVRVVLDADGEAFRLGVAERPWMLKPNRFEAEQLFGEPIRTPEAEMAAALRLRQLGAEIGIVTLGEHGAVFATPEGSWRVRAPRVEVKSAAGCGDALLAALLAERSRGRSWKEASVWAVAAASASATLEGTRFATRAMVDRLVPRMAAEEEGAA